TTTCGGCGTATACACTGGCCGGGCCGCCGGAAAAAATAATCCCTTTGGGTTTCCTGGCTTTTATCTCGTCCAAAGGAGTATGATAAGGAATCATTTCGGAATAGACATGCAGTTCCCGAACCCGCCGGGCTATCAACTGGTTGTACTGGCCGCCAAAATCCAAAACCAAAACCGTTTCGTGTTCCTGGAGCAACCGGCTTCCTCCTTCCATGCTTCAAACAACAACCGGTTAAAACTATTAACTAACCGCTTTTTGTTTCAATTACCGCCACATAGGGCAGGTTTCTGAATTCTTCATTATAATCCAGGCCGTAGCCGACCACGAATTCGTCAGGAATTTCATAGCCGTTGTAGTCCGGCACAAGCGGCACTCTCCTCCGGCCTGGTTTATCAAGAAAAGCGCAGACCTTCAGGCTGGCCGGGCTGCGTGTCATGAGGTTCTCTTTCAGGTAGCTCAGGGTGAGACCTGTATCCACGATATCCTCGACTATCAATACATCTTTGCTCATAATATCGGCTTCCAGGTCTTTTAAGATGCGCACCACCCCGGAAGTG
The sequence above is a segment of the Peptococcaceae bacterium genome. Coding sequences within it:
- the hpt gene encoding hypoxanthine phosphoribosyltransferase is translated as MTAEITRILISEAEIRSKVKELGELITQDYKNKDLFVVGILKGSIIFLSDLIREIPLPLQMDFMAVSSYGASTSTSGVVRILKDLEADIMSKDVLIVEDIVDTGLTLSYLKENLMTRSPASLKVCAFLDKPGRRRVPLVPDYNGYEIPDEFVVGYGLDYNEEFRNLPYVAVIETKSG